A genomic region of Bacteroidales bacterium contains the following coding sequences:
- the rfbC gene encoding dTDP-4-dehydrorhamnose 3,5-epimerase — protein sequence MVVVETEIKDLLIIKPDVFEDERGYFFESYNRKKFMEHGIPADFVQDNESCSGLHVLRGMHFQQPPHTQGKLVRVMQGSVLDVAVDLRRHSPTYGKWASIVLTEENKWMYWIPEGFAHGFLTLAERTVFFYKCTNVFNKASEGALRWDDPTLNIQWGIENPVLSAKDQTAPLFENFKTPF from the coding sequence ATGGTTGTTGTAGAAACAGAAATAAAAGACCTGCTGATCATAAAGCCCGACGTGTTTGAAGACGAACGTGGCTATTTTTTTGAAAGCTACAATCGAAAAAAATTTATGGAGCACGGCATTCCCGCCGATTTTGTACAGGACAACGAGTCTTGCTCCGGGCTGCATGTGCTGCGTGGGATGCATTTTCAGCAGCCGCCTCATACACAAGGAAAACTTGTGCGCGTGATGCAGGGCTCGGTGCTGGATGTAGCGGTCGACTTGCGGCGCCACTCCCCCACTTACGGCAAATGGGCTTCCATCGTTCTTACCGAAGAAAATAAATGGATGTACTGGATACCCGAAGGCTTTGCCCATGGTTTTTTAACACTGGCCGAGCGAACCGTATTTTTTTACAAATGCACCAACGTTTTTAATAAAGCCTCCGAAGGTGCACTCCGCTGGGACGACCCGACTCTAAACATCCAGTGGGGCATAGAAAATCCGGTGCTTAGCGCAAAAGATCAGACGGCTCCTCTTTTCGAAAATTTTAAAACTCCCTTTTAA